The following are encoded together in the Alphaproteobacteria bacterium genome:
- a CDS encoding ABC transporter permease: MVAVPSDAALASSIEPTSSLAQRIWTPIRRNPTIFAGALLLSILVTLAIIAPWISPDPLKQNTINRLRPPSEKFWFGTDQYGRDNFARTLHGARVSLIVGITVAAISAVIGLALGIVCGYFRRVDAFVMRIMDGIMAIPSILLAIALITLTRPGLAIVIIAIVIPEVPRVVRVVRSVVLSIRAQPYIESAIAGGTRGFKLLVRHILPNTLAPLIVQGTFICAAGMLIEASLSFLGAGVPLEIPSWGNIIAQGRSFFLRAPWCIFIPGAFLALTVLAVNLLGDGLRDRLDPRLARRM; encoded by the coding sequence ATGGTCGCCGTTCCCTCCGACGCCGCGCTGGCGTCCAGCATCGAACCGACGTCCTCGCTGGCGCAGCGCATCTGGACGCCGATCCGGCGCAACCCGACGATCTTCGCCGGTGCCCTGCTGCTGTCTATCCTGGTGACGCTCGCGATCATCGCGCCGTGGATCAGCCCGGATCCGCTGAAGCAGAACACGATCAACCGCCTGCGCCCGCCCTCGGAGAAATTCTGGTTCGGCACCGACCAGTACGGCCGCGACAACTTCGCCCGCACGCTGCACGGCGCACGCGTCTCGCTGATCGTCGGCATCACCGTGGCCGCGATCTCCGCCGTGATCGGCCTGGCGCTGGGCATCGTCTGCGGCTATTTCCGCCGCGTCGACGCCTTCGTCATGCGCATCATGGACGGCATCATGGCGATCCCGTCCATCCTGCTGGCGATCGCCCTGATCACGCTGACGCGGCCCGGCCTGGCCATCGTCATCATCGCCATCGTCATCCCCGAGGTGCCGCGCGTGGTGCGCGTCGTGCGCTCGGTGGTGCTCTCGATCCGCGCCCAGCCCTACATCGAAAGCGCCATCGCCGGCGGCACCAGGGGCTTCAAGCTGCTGGTACGCCACATCCTGCCCAACACGCTGGCGCCCCTGATCGTGCAGGGCACGTTCATCTGTGCCGCCGGCATGCTGATCGAAGCTAGCCTGTCGTTCCTCGGCGCCGGCGTGCCGCTGGAGATCCCGAGCTGGGGCAACATCATCGCCCAGGGCCGCAGCTTCTTCCTGCGCGCGCCGTGGTGCATCTTCATCCCCGGCGCCTTCCTGGCGCTCACCGTGCTGGCGGTGAACCTGCTGGGCGACGGCCTGCGCGACCGGCTCGATCCGCGACTGGCGAGGCGCATGTGA
- a CDS encoding ABC transporter permease, protein MTAYIIRRLFATLPVMAVVTVFVFFLLRLAPGDPAAIIAGDDATAADLEAVRIKLGLHLPIYEQFGLWIWRLAQGDLGVSIFSDLPVTRLIAQRVEPTLALTLSTLFVAVSLAIPVGVIAAWQARRLADRAVMVFAVLGFAIPGFLAAYILIWIFAVKLQLLPVQGYRPIGEGFWPFVEGLILPSIALGVTYMALIARITRASMLEVLSQDYIRTANSKGLATKRVLLLHALKNAAVPIVTVIGIGIALLISGVVITETVFNIPGLGRLTVDAVLKHDYPIVQGLIMVFAAAKVLVNLMIDISYAFLDPRIRY, encoded by the coding sequence ATGACCGCGTACATCATCCGCCGCCTGTTCGCGACCCTGCCGGTCATGGCGGTCGTCACCGTCTTCGTCTTCTTCCTGCTGCGCCTTGCGCCGGGCGATCCGGCGGCGATCATCGCCGGCGACGACGCCACCGCCGCCGACCTCGAGGCGGTGCGCATCAAGCTCGGCCTGCACCTGCCGATCTACGAGCAGTTCGGGCTGTGGATCTGGCGCCTGGCGCAAGGCGACCTCGGCGTCTCGATCTTCTCCGACCTGCCGGTGACCCGCCTGATCGCGCAGCGCGTCGAGCCCACCCTGGCGCTGACGCTTTCGACCCTTTTCGTCGCCGTGTCGCTGGCCATCCCGGTGGGCGTGATCGCCGCCTGGCAGGCGCGCAGGCTGGCCGACCGTGCGGTGATGGTCTTCGCGGTTCTGGGCTTCGCCATCCCCGGATTCCTCGCCGCCTACATCCTGATCTGGATCTTCGCGGTGAAGCTGCAGCTGCTGCCGGTGCAGGGCTATCGTCCGATCGGCGAGGGCTTCTGGCCGTTCGTTGAGGGCCTGATCCTGCCCTCGATCGCGCTGGGCGTGACCTACATGGCACTGATCGCGCGCATCACCCGCGCCTCGATGCTCGAGGTGCTGTCGCAGGACTACATCCGCACCGCCAACTCCAAGGGTCTCGCGACCAAGCGCGTGCTGCTGCTGCACGCGCTGAAGAATGCCGCCGTGCCCATCGTCACCGTGATCGGCATCGGCATCGCGCTGCTGATCTCCGGCGTGGTGATCACCGAGACGGTGTTCAACATCCCTGGCCTGGGCCGCCTCACCGTCGATGCCGTGCTCAAGCACGACTACCCGATCGTGCAGGGCCTGATCATGGTCTTCGCCGCCGCCAAGGTGCTAGTCAACCTGATGATCGACATTTCCTACGCCTTCCTCGACCCGCGTATCCGGTACTGA